The genomic stretch gagaggagatgaGGAGAgggtaggagaggtgaagagaggaggagaggagaggaggaggagaggagaatgagaggaggagaatgtgtggaggaggagggaggagggaggagggggtaagTGGCTGGCTCCTTCCACTTTGAATCCCggccattttgaaattcgtgggcgggaagcttagctgtggcgcaccaaggcatgggtgcgccaccgctattttttttctattttttgaaattttttcatcaaaatctaaaacctgaaaaaagtcctgtttctgttttccaattgacgaatccatttttttccaaacggccgtaggcggttgaattcgaataagaaatttcgcgtagatagattttgatataaaaaagtttttcatcggaggtcgtatgcaaccagaaatcccgttttaccgaaagatgacgccattttgcataatatataaaaattcattttttaaaaaatttcactaaacctagatgacatattacatgggcatctcgaaggattttattttttgaaatttctatctatttcttttattttttccaaacccgaaaaggcgatccacggtagGGGGgtgtggaaatgtttgggcaccacttagcagtggcgcaccatgacatagcaatggcgcaccatgtagaggtgcgccactgctacataaaatagctgtggcgcacctctacatggtgcgccattgctatgtataaggctgggtcaaacccatggtcaaacttagtggtggcgcaccacagaagaggtgcgccactactacattttttatagtggcccaccactttccggtgcgccactgctaagtagtagtggcgcactgccctcctggtgcgccactaacacccatcttacggctaggccttttcctagtagtgttgtgGGAAGGAGTGGGAGATAAGCGCAAGTATCACATGGAGGAGTGGGCCACGATGTGCAGGCGGCGGGAGCATGGGGGTTTGGGGATCCTCAACACTAAATATATGAACATCGCCCTAATGCTGAGGTGGATCTGGAAGCTCTATCAGAACAAGGAGAGTCTATGTGCAGATCTCCTGAGAGCTAAGTACCTAGGGGATAATGATCTGTTCTCCCCGGCGGTACCGACTTCGGGCTCGCAGTTCTGGAGGGACATCCAGAAAATCAAGTGGTTTTTCAAGATGGGAGCTCGACATAAGGTCCGCGATGGGCGTAGAACCTACTTCTGGCTAGACTGGTGGACTGGCCGGGCCCCCCTGAGGGCTATTTTTTCCCACTTGTTTGCCTGCTGCGACAACCAGTACGCGATGGTGGCGAGGGATGGCGGATTAGATTTCAACGGCCGTTCGGGGTAGATGAGACCGTGGAATGGGACAACCTCTGCAGGGTGTTTGACCTACACCCGTTCACGCCGGGCGTGGATGAGGTTACGTGGGCGTTGGAGAGCTCAGGACAATTCTCCACTAATTCAATATACCACAAACCGGCACAGGGGGCGGCAGTTGcacatttcaaacaaatttggaaGGCCAAGGTTCCTCCTAAGATCAAGGTGTTCCTTTGGCAGCTTCTAAGGGGTAGACTCCCGGCTGGAGACCAGTTGGTCAAGCGGAAGGGTCCGTCAGATGGGAGTTGTGCCATGTGTGGGGAATGGGAGGATGGAGAACACATTTTCTTCGGGTGCCACCTTGCCAAGTTCATGTGGGCAGGAGTTAGGGAACTCCTGAAATGTACTTGGTGTCGGGGACTTTTTGTCCATTGTGCAGGGCTGTCAGGGTGGATGCGTAGATTAGTCTGGTTCACCTTTGCGGTGCAATCCTGGACGCttggaatattagaaacaagctagctatcgagggacacatcaTAAATAGCCCGGCTGACGCCATCTTCAAAATTTCTATCTATACGCAGAGCTGGAGGGTACTAGTCAGACGGACGAACATGACCTTTCTCGATGCGGCGCTAGACGAGGTTAGGAGGCTATATGCGACGACGAGGACTTGAGCAGCGGTGCCTTCTTCTCGCCGGTTTTCTATCTTGTATCAGTGTGTGTTGTGAGTTGGTAAATGGAGCAGGGTGCTTCATGTGTGTGGCCTTTGGTATTTGTCGAACCTGTGTATGGTGTAACTGAATGCTTTATGCGCGCCGTTGTggttttatatataaagccgggccttTGGGCCTTATGTTTTAAAAAAATATCCTCATAAACCCTGACATATTTACCAAATGCTCTAGTAAATGAGAGGTTTGAACTACAAGTATGTCAGGACCAAGATTTCTCAAAATGTGAGACAACTGGCCTGAATAGTGTGGTAATTTTCAGGAGAAAAACAAAAATGTTAGTTTTCTATGAAAATAGCCACAAACTAGGTAGTCTTACAAGACTTGGTTACTACTACCTTCATCCTAAAGCTtaagggcttgtttgattcaaaggatttgcataggagttttgtagggGTACATCCTATAGAATTTTTTTATATGATGggtgtttgatttgtaggattgatTCCTATAGGATTTTTTCCTAAGGATTCCTTGCACTAGATTTTATAGGAAATCAACCATCCACTCACACCTCCTTTTAGAATTCTTTGTTTTTTCTTTGACATTGCAATCCTACATTTTTTTAATTCCTAAGTTTTTCCTATCCTGCAAATCAAACATGCCCTAAGGCTTATAGTATTTTTTTAAAGTTAAACTATCTCAAGTTTGATTAaattttttaccaaaaatcattaacatgcaaaatacaaaattaataatattagatagataatgaaatatattttcatatggtatctataaaatatcatatttgttgatagatcctTCTAGAAGTTTAGTCAAttttttacttggtttgacttttttttttaaatgtaaGTCCTAAGTTTTCACTTTTCAGATGGAGGTAGTACTTTCAAAAGGAAAGAGAAAAGATTTGCTTACTGATTCATGCACGCTTGAAGCCAATCACTGTGATCACGAAAAAAAGGAAGAACACAATCACCAGGGTAGTTTAGAAACAAGTGCTTCAGCTCTCAAATTAACTGCAAATGCCAAATTTTATTCAGGTGCAATAATTCAGTCTTCAGCACAAACAGACCCCCAAACGAGCAAATCACATAGGTACCAACACCAGCACACCTGCGCCAGACAAAGATGCAGGCCCTATAGCTAATACCGCACCATGAACCCAGGATGCTTGCATCATATAGTGAAAGTGACAATGGCTTATTAAAGGAGGGCTGCTACTTCAGGTTCATTTGAGGTTTTTGTTAAACCAATCAGTCATGTCCGCCAGGGCTTCCTCAGCGTTCTTCACAGCAGTTGCGTCGTTGCTGTCATATCTGACAGTCCATCCATGAGAAACACCAGGGAAAATCTTGACAAAGCAACCAGCCTGCAGGCCCAAAATGTAATGTTAGGACGGAATATTTTCAGCTCCAGTTCCAGACATCTCATACCGATAATGTGTCTCCAGTTTATTGATAGTGTGCTGTACTTTCTGACATTTTTCTCAATATATTATGTCTTTTCCGTTTACATCATTTTAATTTTGACACTTTCCGGAAATTGTTGAATATAATAATACCTACCTAGTTCCTTTCTTACAGGAAACAAGATGTTTAGATGGGTAATAATACTTGCTAATAAATCTAAAATTGTTAAGTACAGGGTGACTTCCAGGGGTAAAGGTTGGATGCTCTTAATTACAAAATGGCCACTAATGTCAAAAGGCTGATTACACATTCTATGAATAAAGTAGAAACACGTAATGCCAGAGCAATCAAACAGTAATCTTATGAGATATACTGTTTGGCACTGGGGCTGTTTCAAGTTTGACAACTTAGGCTATTCTATACCTTGAGTACATCATGGCTGACTTGAAGATCCGGTTGTTCGAAATGAGAACTTACCACTGTGTTAGACGACGATAGAACCTGCTCAAACTGCTTGACCAGTTCTGGTGGCGACATCACATCAGTTTCAGCTCCAAGTATAGCGATGGGGCACTTCACCTCTGAAATATAGCACATGTCGTAGTGTAAGATTAGAAGCCATACAAATGGAATGTTAAGTGTGTATCCGGATTCTGGAATTCTCAAGGAAGAGATTTACCTTTGATATCATCAACAGTAACAAAAGAAGGGTGCGACATAACAGCTGcctggatctcattagctttcgCTAACTCTGCAACCACCTTTGCTGATATATGGAGAGAAGAAGCACAATGCTTAGCAGGCTAAACCTTGGCATTCAGGTTCAGATGTGAAAAAACACAACAGTGCTTACCACCCCAGCAATAACCTGCAGCCCCAACAGAAGTCACTCCTTGTTCCTTTAGAGCAGCAATAACTGGTTTTGCCTCTTCAAATCCCTTTTCCTGTATAAAGGAACAATTTATTAGTTTGTAGTAGATAGATTAAAGAACACACTACCCTTCTGACCCAACATAGCTTCACTACTCTGGTGGAAGGTAAGGAGAACAAACAAATTGGCAATATCCTACATGTTCTTACAAAACTGTCTCATGCTGCCACCTACATGCTGTTAGGTTTGTATGAACTTGCTTTATCATCATTTCCTTACCCCTAGTTACTCAACTTAATACGAACTGAATCAAAATACTAAGGCGAGCAATTTCATGGGACGAAAACTGTAATGGTATCAAATCATAGACCTGTAAAGATCTCGAGAAAGGGAATCGGGAGACAACATACCGGGGTATGATCCTTGATCCACACTTTTATTGGTCTGTCAGCGTCACCAGGTACGAATGGATCCCCATGTAAGAAATCCGGCACCACAACAAAGTATCCGGACGAAGCAACTTTATCGGCTATGTTCCTTCACGAGATAGGTAATTGCATCAGAACACATCCATAGCGGGgcttttttgtttcttagttttttttttttttttttggctgtgtgcatcggtACTGCCATTGTTGCGTTGTTGcaaaggctgggtgtaattggtatctcttgatattaatatattccccttATCAAGAAAAAACATAGCCCATGACCATGAGGGCGTATTTGGCTTAAAAAGAGCAATTCAAAAGAGCGCATATCCCACCATAGAAGGAAATTCCACTAACATAACTATTGAAAACTTAACAGCCGTGCTCAGATTTTAACCCCAAAATTTTGTGAACAGCATTTTAGTGATGGGCAACAGCAAACTAAGCACCGCGGTCTACTGACGGAATAGATCTATGTCGTTGCTAACCTACAAGATATATACCGGTAAAAGAATCGAAATATTAGAAGCACAAATAAAAATATGCATACCTCAGAATGGGCGCTTCAAACCCTGCAAACAGAAGACGGGAAGTGGCGTTATTTGAAGTTAGTATCCCCAGCGAAGGAACCTAGATTTGAACTGGAGAAAAGAGCTCTGGGCGAGGGGTTGGAACCGTAGACATCGGAGATGAGGACGACGGCGGCCTTGGACTCCTGGGCGCCGGCGACGTAGGCCCTGATCCCGCCGAAGCTGTCCACGACCTTGCCCTCCCCGGCGGCGGGGCTGAGCGTCGGCGGGTTCGCGCAGCACTGCGGGCTAGCCATCCTGAAAGAGGCTGCGCTGGTGGGTGGGTGATTGGCACTTGGCAGGGAGGCTGGATTGGGAACCAGccgacggaggaggagaggagaggaccagGCCGCGACAGCAAGTTTAATGGTGGTGGGGATAGGAGGAAGGGAAGGATGCGACGCACAGGATAGCGGACGACGCGAGTTGAATGATGGCGAGTTGTTTCGAATCTGCGCTCGGGAGAAATGGAGAAACCTCGAGATTTTGGGCCTTTGTTTTTGGCGATCGAGGCCTCGCACCGGGCGACCTCGCTGCTGTCCAGATGCCGATTTCAGACCCCACGCGAGGTGCGCGGTGGGCCGGCACTGTAAAGTACTTAGTGGGGGTGGTTACAAAAGTAAATTAACTTTTTTTTCTTAAACACCAGTGCTTATTTTTATAGGAAAATTATCTAGTTAGGCATAAGTCTACTATACATAAGTGTTAGTTAGTGCTTAAAAACTAGTTTATTTTTTAGGTGATAACGTTGGGAGTGCATAATGCAAACTGGTGGAAAGCGGTCAAAATCGACGAACTCCAGCATACGCGTCCTGCTACGTCATCAAGTGGGGTCAGGTGTAACTCACGCGTGACTCGGATGAGGCACCGACACCGCTGGTTTATTGCATTTAGCTCCCTGGATTCTGAATGTCCGCTCCTCTTTTTGTTCGTATACGTCATCATGTTCGCGGAGAGCTCGAGGCAGTTGCGCGGGCAGCAACGAAGGTGGAGGCCATCGTTGTTGCTATCGTCGACGATCGATATGACGTTGATGGATAATTGGCGATCTCGGCCCCATATGCGGTGAGTCCTCGAAGGCGCGATCCTCtgcttttttggattttttgggGATTATCTATGCAGATGATCAACCCGTGCATATGAAGATTTAATGTTGATTTTCTTGTTGGGTGTGATGCTAGGTAGTATTCCATGTGCTTTAGAAAAAAAGGCGTGTGATTTGTCATGTTTGAGAAGGGCCAATAGTGGTAGGATTTTATGGGAATCGGATAGATGGCTTGTTATTGTAGCCTACTTTCATCTTAACTATTTCACTTCCATCTAGTTATCCCTGCCGTGAATGTTCAGCAAGTATTTTTCGATaataggaatatattaatattaaaagataccaatcacacccagcctctgcaacaacgtaccaccctaatggcactacggatgcacatagccaaaaactagaaaagaaaactaagaaacaaaagtcccgctacagtatctcgagcctaacaacagcaatacatccaccaccaagacaacacctgaaattcagactctccaaaaacgacaccttcaagaagggaacaatgctctaacatcatcgtcgcccgatcaaagatcttaggttttcaccctgaagatagtt from Lolium rigidum isolate FL_2022 chromosome 4, APGP_CSIRO_Lrig_0.1, whole genome shotgun sequence encodes the following:
- the LOC124706616 gene encoding endo-1,3;1,4-beta-D-glucanase-like; its protein translation is MASPQCCANPPTLSPAAGEGKVVDSFGGIRAYVAGAQESKAAVVLISDVYGFEAPILRNIADKVASSGYFVVVPDFLHGDPFVPGDADRPIKVWIKDHTPEKGFEEAKPVIAALKEQGVTSVGAAGYCWGAKVVAELAKANEIQAAVMSHPSFVTVDDIKEVKCPIAILGAETDVMSPPELVKQFEQVLSSSNTVAGCFVKIFPGVSHGWTVRYDSNDATAVKNAEEALADMTDWFNKNLK